The Sporosarcina ureae genome includes a region encoding these proteins:
- a CDS encoding YihY/virulence factor BrkB family protein: MDKQKSAPSSDAENEEESQTAKVKEFIKDVKDGEEEDFDPTTTSGFFKQLIIRVKELDISAAGSQLAFFFLLSLFPLLIFLFTLLPYLQLDQSQIYMFIREYAPESTASLIEGTLSEVLDNKSGGLLSVGILATIWSASKGMGAVSKGLNDAYEVEDDRNFFVSKGLSIAFTIMLVLTVIVALVLPIFGQPIGQVIFTFLGLEETFLTVWNLVRFLIPPFLIFTVFSLLYWLVPSVKLHFKEILPGAIFATIGWIITSLGFSFYISNFGSYANTYGSIAGIIVLILWLYLSAIILILGGTINSVVKNRQDHAQQTI; encoded by the coding sequence TTGGATAAACAAAAAAGTGCCCCTTCTTCAGATGCTGAAAATGAAGAAGAGTCTCAAACGGCAAAAGTTAAAGAATTCATTAAGGATGTAAAAGACGGAGAAGAAGAGGATTTTGATCCAACTACTACGAGCGGCTTTTTCAAACAATTGATTATCCGGGTGAAAGAATTGGATATTTCAGCAGCTGGTTCGCAGTTAGCGTTCTTTTTCCTGTTGTCATTATTCCCTCTATTAATCTTCCTTTTTACATTACTACCTTACTTACAGTTAGATCAAAGCCAAATCTACATGTTTATCCGCGAGTATGCACCAGAGAGTACAGCTTCTCTAATTGAAGGGACACTTTCTGAAGTACTAGATAATAAAAGTGGAGGATTACTGTCAGTCGGAATCTTGGCTACCATCTGGTCTGCGTCTAAAGGTATGGGAGCAGTATCAAAAGGCTTGAATGACGCGTATGAAGTGGAAGATGACAGGAACTTTTTCGTTTCTAAAGGATTGTCGATCGCATTTACTATTATGTTAGTGTTGACGGTAATCGTCGCGTTAGTACTACCGATATTTGGTCAACCAATTGGTCAAGTGATTTTTACGTTCTTAGGATTGGAAGAGACGTTCCTGACTGTATGGAATTTAGTTCGATTCCTCATTCCACCATTCTTGATCTTTACGGTATTCTCTTTACTGTATTGGCTTGTACCAAGTGTGAAGTTGCATTTTAAAGAAATACTTCCTGGTGCGATCTTTGCGACAATAGGATGGATTATTACGTCGCTAGGCTTCTCGTTCTATATTAGTAATTTTGGAAGTTATGCCAATACGTATGGCAGTATCGCTGGAATAATCGTATTAATCTTGTGGTTATACTTATCAGCTATCATTTTGATACTGGGAGGTACGATCAATTCAGTCGTGAAAAATCGTCAAGACCATGCACAACAAACTATATAA